A genome region from Mugil cephalus isolate CIBA_MC_2020 chromosome 13, CIBA_Mcephalus_1.1, whole genome shotgun sequence includes the following:
- the ptpn20 gene encoding FERM and PDZ domain-containing protein 2 isoform X3 gives MSSTFVTLAEVLEARGGPLLEEEVWSLLLGTAESLVDVSYKGQNNMCNIISPTSLLLSATGTLAFKNCGLSDEVSTFAAPEMLQGRASSTKPATERMLVYSLGMTLYWSVDFHLPQNQPVQLSDHLNSLLLSMCEDLAHRRVNLNSVLEACEYQHKASILLPPAKVIRQLVEEVFHESMDHGSLPDTNVPLSGRSQMIRERLHGKRGPFSDFSDGSAEGRRYSTDSDSKSGSLPQRPWRQRQRSSPTPLYQSSLDRLPRGVRHRDSTCSCLGRSPHHDISPKTSGRSHSPSITFSESSLSLSQRKAKALGPEFVRMPDEQQILLELPGSIVSRKGRSCSSQREVTVVLPNGQCVVVRCDIKSKARDVFDMVVAHANLVEHFYFGLAFIDDDEYFFLDHETKISKVAPDSWKKGQISSFLVFLRVKFFVDDISFILHKLTRHQYYLQLRKDILEDRLYCNEETGLFLAALALQAEFGDYMPELYGKNYYQPEHYVSKRMLEKLALPSVKEELPRLHANHSQMLPEEAETEYLKIVQQLPEYGVMFHRVGREKRPVVGELVLGVCAKGIIVYEMKNHLRAVTRRFLWRETDSISTGRRKLIIECGGPSGKKHGFVTESSKIAQYLLNLCSAQHKFHSEMTSRQLNHTMIPDENMEKYMSVYRARNLNLKRISCSEGMLNHVGLAPGQPDSMSKSCDDLTAKLEARLRQQRELRREMSRELNKELPETGDLRDGKEQQCWSTPEPIPRMMSSVSLQKQDSDTSSSIRVDTPTRTPPEREIVCVNLKKDPKLGFGFVIVGEDNTGKLDLGIFIASIVPDGPADKDGRIKPGGRLISLNKTSLEGVTFSDAAAILQNSPDEVELIVSQPKHSLKDRNSSLSQSTLGLALERSFGSQTTLSGTEFRPAVEELEEAITLSSMATPKQSRRLHIPVVRIHDTQDMCSRSPSVLSLRSSERFTVELRKSHGSLGISVAGGMNTNVRHGGVYIKSLVMGGAADEDGRIQIGDRLLEVDGSNLRGVTHQQAVECLKRTGEVVSLLLEREPTVILEPRFDSPCPPLVYSPSHIAPPRTEVSMETTLSGRAKDYSFVTDENTHEVLLKKSLSGLGFSFYISQLRTGPDRGSVVRIKRLFPGQPAMESGLLREGDIILSVNKERVKDLSYQRVLFLLRGAPSEVRLLICRPGAGVLHDVDDNTLSPASSREVRSRSLDIRLGEDYTKFLKDEYDANVSKQKQPLSQDKDLNNRPEKTPEPPAAPPLPESQESQKREAQADQTPPSPPRSPPTSPASPPSPVSPASPASPASPTSPLPSPPPAPQAAAEKPGEGKEVETKRKSKGEREEKGEAATTSSSTVMLMDVYPKTATNSVYASGFREDADGSVTYCLMGNGLTIVADEEYLTISSTLEPVHSLPTDSTPATNLAAFSSQTSNIFQNPNLSSLVSTASASSLGLSADTPTTCSLAHPSQPLTTQPPKTKHHLIQEGLLPSHYKAMSKNSRPLVPPPQPPPPTPITAQILSSVSPPPALTLPNTVLPPPAQTHTQPRAEPEKRERQYDDDYDEDEDEEEAESRRKGLVKEFELTVVLTKSRSGSFGFTITRSKLDNCYYIQEILDNPAKADGRLRAGDRLVTVNGHDVTSVADDVAMTILRSSPRRLSMTLGRAVSNLVAPPPCDSLPDVVLYKTPSGQLGIKLTGGIGSKWQGIYCLAVVPGSPASEEGSVQPNDKILYICGRCTLGMTLEDAVKACEIAPRKVKLKILREDQPVTPKAKWNGLFDWKKDRKFFARFEEPVSPEKDSPTEDEAVCRTAAKFRCLSVAQEQDSCVMQVEFTKPDGGGLGFALIGGTNGSMLRVREICSGGVAEQDGRLRVGDILLEVNGVIVSGLSHSKVVDILRKAEGAVQLTICRDILTYSESPTPPNMSAHTEAILAEQPAPVSSPDGCSSPDVLLSRPVERPPEATSDPVVNDPDIVLTSPPSPPHRLSVVTIETTVKEESCNSTPSHQACCPSLNVTDMLHGASDRWKRRRERKLSLA, from the exons ATGAGCAGCACATTTGTTACATTAGCTGAAGTACTGGAGGCACGAGGGGGGCCTCTGCTGGAGGAAGAGGTCTGGTCCCTGCTGCTGGGCACTGCAGAGTCTTTAGTGGATGTCTCTTATAAAG gtcaaaACAATATGTGCAATATCATAAGCCCCACCTCTTTGCTGCTGTCAGCCACTGGTACCTTAGCGTTTAAGAACTGTGGCCTATCAGATGAGGTATCCACCTTCGCTGCTCCAGAGATGCTGCAGGGCCGTGCCAGCTCAACCAAACCTGCCACAGAGAGG ATGCTGGTGTATTCACTGGGTATGACTCTCTACTGGTCAGTTGATTTTCACCTACCTCAAAATCAG CCAGTCCAGTTGAGTGACCACCTAaacagcctcctcctcagcatGTGTGAGGACCTGGCCCACCGCAGGGTGAATCTCAACTCCGTCCTGGAAGCCTGCGAATATCAGCACAAAGCCTCCATCCTGCTGCCCCCCGCCAAAGTCATCAGacagctggtggaggaggttTTTCATGAATCA aTGGACCATGGCTCTCTGCCAGACACCAATGTCCCTCTGAGTGGCAGGAGCCAGATGATCAGAGAGAGACTTCACG GAAAGAGAGGGCCATTTTCAGACTTCAGCGACGGAAGCGCCGAAGGGAGGAGATACTCAACGGACTCTGATTCCAAGTCAG gGAGTTTACCTCAAAGACcctggagacaaagacagagaagctcTCCCACACCGTTGTACCAATCATCTTTAGACAG ACTCCCCCGCGGGGTTCGTCACAGGGACAGCACCTGCAGTTGTCTCGGGAGGAGCCCCCACCATGACATCTCTCCCAAGACATCAGGCAGATCTCACAGTCCTTCCATCACATTCAGCGAGTCCTCGCTCAGCCTGAGCCAGAGGAAAGCAAAG gcaTTGGGTCCAGAGTTCGTCAGAATGCCAGATGAACAACAAATTCTTCTCGAGCTCCCAGGATCCATTGTG TCCAGAAAGGGCCGTTCATGTTCGTCTCAGAGAGAGGTGACTGTGGTGCTGCCTAACGGACAGTGCGTGGTGGTCCGCTGTGACATTAAGTCCAAAGCGAGAGATGTGTTTGACATGGTGGTGGCTCACGCAAACTTGGTGGAACACTTTTACTTTGGTCTTGCCTTTATAGATG ATGATGAATACTTCTTTTTGGATCACGAAACAAAAATCTCCAAAGTCGCGCCTGACAGCTGGAAAAAAGGGCAGATATCTTCCTTTTTGGTGTTTCTTCGAGTCAAATTTTTTGTTGACGATATCTCCTTCATTCT GCACAAACTGACTCGTCACCAGTACTATTTACAGCTGCGTAAGGATATCTTGGAGGACAGGCTGTATTGTAATGAGGAGACGGGCTTGTTCCTGGCTGCTCTTGCTCTGCAGGCTGAGTTTGGTGACTACATGCCAGAG TTGTATGGTAAGAATTATTACCAGCCGGAGCATTATGTGTCCAAGAGGATGCTGGAGAAGCTTGCCCTGCCCAGTGTCAAGGAAGAGCTGCCAAGACTACATGCAAATCATTCCCAGATGCTGCCAGAAGAGGCAGAAACAGAGTATCTAAAG ATTGTCCAACAGCTCCCAGAGTATGGCGTCATGTTCCACCGTgtggggagagagaaaaggccGGTGGTGGGAGAGTTGGTTTTGGGAGTCTGTGCCAAAGGAATCATCGTGTATGAGATGAAGAACCACCTCCGAGCTGTCACCAGACGCTTCCTCTGGAGGGAAACTGACTCCATATCCacaggg CGACGTAAACTGATTATAGAGTGTGGCGGGCCCAGTGGGAAAAAGCACGGCTTTGTAACTGAGAGCTCCAAAATAGCACAGTACCTCCTGAACCTCTGCTCAGCACAGCACAAGTTTCATAGCGAGATGACGTCAAGACAGCTTAACCACACAATGATACCAG aTGAGAACATGGAGAAGTACATGTCTGTCTACCGGGCTCGTAACCTGAACCTGAAGCGTATTTCCTGCTCAGAGGGCATGTTGAACCACGTCGGTCTGGCACCCGGTCAGCCGGACTCCATGTCCAAGTCGTGCGACGACCTGACGGCCAAGCTGGAGGCTCGTCTCCGGCAGCAGAgagagctgaggagggagaTGAGCAGAGAGCTGAACAAGGAGCTGCCTGAAACAGGAGACCTCAGGGATGGGAAGGAGCAGCAGTGCTGGAG CACTCCAGAGCCAATTCCCAGAATGATGTCCAGCGTCTCACTACAGAAGCAGGACTCTGACACTTCATCCTCCATACGAG TTGACACGCCGACTCGAACCCcaccagagagagagatagtCTGCGTGAACCTGAAGAAAGATCCCAAACTGGGCTTCG GCTTTGTAATAGTAGGAGAGGACAATACAGGTAAACTTGACCTTGGGATCTTCATTGCTTCCATTGTTCCCGACGGGCCTGCGGACAAAGATGGACGAATCAAACCCG GTGGGCGTCTCATCTCCTTAAACAAGACCAGTTTGGAAGGAGTGACATTCAGCGACGCTGCTGCCATCTTACAGAACAGCCCCGATGAGGTGGAGCTCATCGTGTCTCAGCCGAAAC ATTCTTTGAAAGACAGAAATAGTTCCTTGAGCCAAAGTACTCTCGGTTTGGCGTTGGAGAGGAGCTTCGGGTCCCAGACCACCCTGTCTGGCACAGAGTTCCGTCCCGCCGTGGaggaactggaggaggccatcaCGCTGTCCAGCATGGCGACCCCGAAACAGAGCAGGAGGCTTCACATTCCTGTTGTGCGAATACATGACACCCAG GACATGTGTTCGAGGTCACCCTCCGTCTTAAGCCTCAGATCGTCGGAGCGGTTCACGGTGGAGCTGAGGAAAAGCCACGGCAGCCTTGGCATCAGTGTTGCT GGAGGAATGAACACTAATGTGCGACATGGAGGAGTTTACATCAAGAGCCTGGTGATGGGAGGCGCTGCCGACGAGGACGGGCGCATTCAAATTg GTGACAGACTGCTGGAGGTTGACGGGTCCAACCTGAGGGGCGTGACTCACCAGCAAGCTGTTGAGTGCCTGAAGAGGACTGGGGAG GTGGTAAGCCTGCTGCTGGAAAGGGAGCCCACAGTAATACTGGAGCCTAGGTTTGACTCACCCTGCCCTCCCCTGGTCTACAGTCCATCACACATCGCACCCCCCAGGACTGaagtctccatggaaacaaccTTGAGTGGTCGAGCCAAGGACTACAGCTTTGTGACGGATG AAAACACGCATGAAGTGTTACTTAAGAAGAGTTTGTCTGGCCTCGGCTTCAGCTTCTACATCTCACAGCTGCGCACTGGGCCAGACCGCGGCAGTGTGGTGCGCATCAAGCGTCTGTTCCCAGGTCAGCCCGCGATGGAAAGTGGCTTGCTGCGTGAGGGGGACATCATTTTGTCTGTCAACAAAGAGCGCGTCAAGGATCTCTCTTACCAG AGGGTTTTGTTTCTGCTACGTGGTGCTCCATCTGAAGTCCGTCTGTTGATCTGCAGACCTGGTGCTGGAGTGCTGCATGATGTAGATGATAACACGCTG AGTCCTGCATCCTCCCGGGAGGTTCGATCCCGGTCTCTGGACATCCGACTCGGCGAGGACTACACCAAGTTCCTTAAGGACGAGTATGACGCCAATGTGTCCAAACAGAAGCAGCCTCTCTCCCAGGACAAAGATCTGAACAACAGACCAGAGAAAACCCCAGAACCTCCTGCAGCTCCGCCACTCCCAGAGAGCCAGGAAAGTCAGAAGCGTGAAGCGCAGGCCGACCAgactcctccgtctcctcctcgcTCACCCCCAACTTCCCCTGCGTCTCCTCCTTCGCCGGTCTCACCAGCCTCGCCCGCCTCACCAGCATCGCCCACCTCACCCCTGCCTTCCCCTCCACCAGCGCCACAAGCAGCTGCTGAGAAACCAGGGGAGGGTAAGGAAGTAGAGACAAAAAGGAAGAGCAAGGgcgagagggaggagaagggggaggctGCAACGACATCAAGCTCGACTGTGATGCTTATGGATGTGTATCCAAAGACTGCTACAAACTCTGTATATGCCAG TGGATTCAGAGAGGATGCAGATGGCAGCGTGACCTACTGCCTCATGGGAAATGGACTGACAATCGTAGCGGACGAGGAGTACCTGACCATCAGCTCCACACTTGAGCCTGTGCACAGCCTTCCCACTGACAGCACCCCGGCGACCAACCTCGCTGCCTTCAGCTCGCAGACCTCCAACATCTTTCAGAATCCAAACCTCAGCTCTCTCGTCTCCACTGCCAGCGCCTCGTCCCTTGGCCTCTCAGCTGACACCCCGACCACTTGCTCCCTGGCGCACCCGTCTCAGCCACTCACAACGCAGCCGCCGAAAACCAAGCATCACCTGATCCAGGAGGGGCTCCTTCCGAGCCACTACAAAGCCATGTCCAAGAACAGCCGGCCTTTGGTGCCCCCACCTCAGCCTCCTCCGCCGACCCCCATCACGGCCCAGATCCTCTCCTCCGTGTCTCCTCCGCCTGCCCTGACGCTGCCGAACACGGTGCTGCCGCCTCCTGCccagacacacacgcagccgAGAGCGGAACCAGAGAAGAGGGAAAGACAGTACGACGATGATTATGATGAAgacgaggatgaggaggaggcagagagtcGAAGAAAG GGGCTGGTTAAAGAGTTTGAGCTCACGGTGGTTCTGACCAAGTCCAGGAGCGGAAGCTTCGGGTTCACCATCACCCGTAGCAAACTGGACAACTGCTACTACATACAGGAAATACTGGACAACCCGGCCAAGGCAGACGGGCGACTCCGAGCGGGAGACAGGCTCGTCACA GTAAATGGGCATGATGTTACTAGTGTGGCAGATGATGTTGCCATGACGATTCTCAGGTCATCTCCAAGAAGACTGAGCATGACGCTGGGGAGGGCAGTCAGCAACCTGGTGGCTCCGCCTCCCTGTGACAGCCTGCCTGATGTTGTTCTCTACAAAACTCCCTCTGGACAACTGG GCATAAAGCTGACGGGTGGTATTGGCAGCAAGTGGCAGGGCATCTATTGTCTGGCGGTGGTGCCAGGCTCCCCGGCCAGCGAGGAGGGCAGCGTGCAGCCCAATGACAAGATCCTCTACATCTGTGGCAGGTGCACCCTTGGGATGACTTTGGAGGATGCGGTCAAAGCCTGCGAGATCGCCCCTCGTAAAGTGAAGCTTAAAATCCTCAG AGAAGACCAGCCAGTGACCCCCAAGGCCAAGTGGAACG GCCTGTTTGACTGGAAAAAGGACAGGAAGTTCTTTGCTCGGTTCGAAGAGCCAGTTTCCCCAGAGAAAGACTCTCCCACTGAAGATG aagCCGTGTGCAGGACTGCTGCGAAATTCAGATGTCTCTCCGTTGCCCAGGAACAGGAT AGTTGTGTCATGCAAGTAGAGTTCACGAAACCAGACGGAGGAGGACTCGGCTTCGCTCTGATTGGGGGAACAAACGGCAGCATGCTACGGGTGAGGGAAATCTGCTCCGGTGGAGTGGCCGAACAGGACGGCCGCTTGAGAGTGGGGGACATTCTGTTGGAG GTGAACGGTGTGATTGTGTCCGGGCTGAGCCACAGTAAGGTGGTGGATATCTTGCGTAAAGCAGAAGGCGCTGTTCAGCTCACCATCTGCAGAGACATCCTGACCTACTCCGAGTCACCCACGCCGCCAAACATGTCCGCTCACACCGAAGCTATTTTGGCCGAGCAGCCGGCTCCCGTGTCCAGCCCCGATGGTTGTTCCTCACCTGACGTCCTGCTGAGCAGGCCGGTCGAGCGGCCTCCGG AGGCAACTTCAGACCCTGTGGTCAATGACCCAGACATTGTCCTAACGTCGCCACCTTCCCCGCCTCACCGCCTGTCCGTTGTAACAATTGAGACTACAGTCAAAGAG GAGAGTTGTAACAGCACCCCTTCTCATCAAGCTTGCTGCCCATCCCTCAATGTCACTGACATGTTGCATGGAGCTTCCGACAG GTGGAAAAGGCGCAGGGAAAGGAAGCTCAGCCTTGCATGA